The Salvelinus alpinus chromosome 14, SLU_Salpinus.1, whole genome shotgun sequence genomic sequence cactagatagtgactggttttctgatccacgacacctaccttttttttaaggtatctgtgacaaacagatgcatatctgtatttccagtcatgtgaaatccatagattagggcctaatgaatttatttcaattgactgatttattatatgaactgtaactcagtaaaatcattgaaattgttgtatgttgcgtttatatttttgttgttctGTGTAGATATAAGTAATTTGGAAAATGCTCTATAATttttttcactttgaaaatgtggagtaggttttTGTTTAATTATAAggtagcaaaatgtgaagactgcaaggggtgtgtagactttgaCTAGGCATTGTATAAATAGACTATGTGGCTCTAGGTTGAATGCACAAAGGACTGATGTTATTTGCTGTTGTCCACATCTCCATCTGTCCTGTGCTTGTGTGTGCTGCCTCAGTCCTGCCTGATCCAGATTCAAGGTGGCATGTGATTATTTCTCTGATAGAGCAGCACACTATTATATCATCCCGTTCATCTCTCACATACAATTTGCTTTATACAGATGCTGCAAAATACTAGCATTGTAGCTTATGCTTTTTGATAGTGGCTTCCGCTTATATAAGTACAGTGCTGATTCCTAAAACTTCAATCAGATCTTTATGACACATCTTTTCATATTTTAAGACAAAGTGGGGAAAGGTGATGCCTGTTACCTTATGTCAAGCATGTCGCTCTAGCCCAGGTAGCCTATAAGGAACGTGGCAATGTAGCATTTAGCTCAAGCATGGAACGTGGCAAGCATGTCGCTCTAGCCCAGGTATCATGGGACTCGACCCTGTAAACCCTACCCTCCTCCCCAGCGGATTtagaagggagggggggagggagggtatTACAACCAACACATACAACAATTCTACTTTACATTTTGttattatattttacatttggaAATAACCTGATTATGTGTAATATAGTCGTATAGGTTATTATTTGAGAAAAAGTTAttctaaataaaaaatgtgtccaTTTAATTTCCATCTTTGGGAATGTGAGGGTGAAGTTGGCCATACCTGGGACGTTTATCCCCCATTCTACTATAACCCACCTTTCTTGAATTAGTAAGGGCATATATGAAATAATCTCACTATTGAAATGTGAACATAAAAGGTCAAGGAGAAATGCTAACCGGGATGGGGAAATAGAGGGCGAAATAGTTGTCACCCTTCGAAATAAGATTCTGAAAATTCCCTACTCATGAGCGCATTTCTGCTTAATACACCATTATTTAGACGTAGACTGCGCCTATAGTCCATTTCCCACACAATTCCCTGAAAAATACATATCATAAAATATTGTTGATGCGTGGGGTACATACCTTCAAGAGGGCTCTTGGAAAAGTAGGACTGGGTGAGTTTACCCCCATGAATATCAAATTCACCCAGTGGGAAATCACATCCTCGTTTTCTCTTTAACGACACTTTCCCCTACGGTCGATTTCAATAAATAAGTGTCATACATCCACACGGATTGTGAACCGAAATTACTATATGTGCCGCCTCTCCTTTCTATTCAATCTCCTTATCGGCTTCAAACCGCTGCATATGCGTCCAATGATTTGAACTTGAAGCTTGGAAGGCAGCGACATTATTGGTCGGTTTCTCTCTATGCACGAAATGTGCACTACGTTACCAAACTGGGCATCCAATGTTGCACCATACCACATTGTGCAGTAATTTAACTAAATGCTAAATCGATTTAAGGTCTCAAACCCATGAATAGTCCTGGACCTGGATGACGACAACTTCTTGCCATCATTCTACTCGAGATTACCCATAGGtcatcgttgaaattgttgcctgTTTGACTTCACTTTCTAATGGCGGCTGTAGCTTGTAGGACGTAATTATATTTTGAATACACACTCAACAGCAATTAGTAGCTGTGTCGACTAGGTTGTGGAGGTAAATTGTGCGCACACAATCAGGCTACTGATACTTGTACAATATCACCCTCTTGTGGCATGTTTGACATCTCAGTGATTTATTACAATGTTTAAAGTAAGGAATATACTCAGTTGTTGCTATAAACTAACGCCATAGATTATAATCCTGTCTCCCAGGCCTTTGCTGGAAGTGTACCCCCGTGCAGCTTCCCTGTATCTAGGTTTTAGGCTACTACTGAGTCTGCCAAGAGGTCTGGACCATTATGGCACAGGAGGTACCGTAGTGCGCTTTCGCTTAAGCCACAGGGGCACTGTGTAAGGTTTTATGAGTATTGATAGCAAGCTATATGTGCTcatatatatttaaaaccaattgttgtcataaaaaatatatatatttttgacgaATTCTTTCTTGACGAATGCGTAAATCTGTAAAACTCATTGGAGGAGTGTGCGTAAAACTGTATAGTCCATAAGTCTGCATTAGTTAAAGTCGTTCAGTATGTTTTCTTTCACATAAGGGATATAGTCTCAAATTCCATAATGATAATAGGCTATAAACCATTGACATGACTCGTGCCCAAGTCATTGTGTCATGCCATCCATATTGCTGCGTAAAATGTACATAATTTTGACGATTTGATTGACTTTCATTAGAACCTATATGCTACTTTTCATCTGTAAATGAAAAGAATATTTCATAACATGTGCGTAATGTTGCAACTGTAGTTGTCGATAAGCCGCACGATGGCACTAAACGTCTTAACGAAAAAGCTTTCGTAAATCAGACACCCCAAGGCAACAATACCCAGTAGCctttagtacagtatagtaggcctacagtacagcCCATTTCGCCATATATTTTCTATGCAATGGTATCTATCCTATAGCCTATTGATTAATACATTTTGCCTTTGGAAAGTAGGTTTGGAGACAAGTAGGTCTACTCCATGTAGCCTATAGGTCTACATAGACTAAATATTGGTTCCTGTCATAATTGTAAATAATTTACCTTACATTTTCAAGAGAGATTCAGAAAGATAGGCAAACTGATCATATAACTAACTGATCGTAAAGAAGTCATAACTCCGATTAATTTGATCCCTGTCGCTTTGATGGGATGCAGGGGCGGACTGACTATCTGGCATTTCTGGCAAATGTCAGAAGGGCTGGTAAATGTTTTGCCTAGAGGGCCTGTCTAacttcttttttttgttgcccaAAATGATaattatctggctaataatggTGGCCTCAATGAATAAAATGGGCTGCTGTAGAGGCCTTGAGGAAACATTTTTAGTTGTGGGGGCCTCAAGGGGAAAAATGGGCCATTGTGTTATAAATGTCAGAACCGATTTCTGGTTCCAGTCTACCGCTGGTGTGATGGGACAGGCTAAATAAAAAAGGTTTCTCAGTGGCATTCAGATGTTGACAGTTGGTGGCTGACTTACGTTTATGCAATAAATCAAGAACTATATCCGAAATGTTTATTTGACCATTTGCAGTACTGTCTTGTCTGATTGATAGTGTAGTTGTCTCAAAACTATTCCAAACCTTGCCATTGCGTACCTCTTTAAGGTTTGACAGAAAAATACAGTTAATGTCTGTCTGTTAAATTCATTGTTGCCAGCCCAGCCAATCATAGATTTTGACGACACAAAAGAGAGGCCAAAGTTGCAATATAAAAAGGGCTGCCGAATTAAAGCATGACACCTATCAGTGTAGAGCCTGATTTCAAACACAGGCAACTCTGTAGTCCGTCTTCACCCCAATACATATTACATTTGGGATTCCAATTTTATAGCAAACTCCGCACCTTAGATAATGCATCTGACGCAGGTTCTGATTTATCTCAGTTTCATGGTTGCTTTCGGTCCAGTGGGTCTTGGTGATCAAACCGCGCACCACCAGCCCCCTGCCACGGATGACGGCGAGCAGTGCTCAACATGCGAGGTCCGACAGCAGATCAAAAACATGAGATTACACGCCATCAAGTCCCAAATTCTTAGCAAACTACGACTCAAGCAAGCTCCCAATATCAGCCGAGATGTTGTCAAGCAACTCTTGCCTAAGGCACCACCTTTGCAGCAACTTCTTGACCAGTACGATGTTCTTGGAGATGACAATAAGGATGGAGTTATGGAAGAAGATGATGAACATGCCACCACAGAAACAATCATGACAATGGCCACTGAACGTAAGTTTGACAGACTATTATTCAATGcaactatacactgagtgtacaaaacattagtacaacctgctatttccatgacatagactgaccaggtgaatccaggcaaaagctatgatcccttattgatgtcacttgttgaatCAACGTCAAcccgtgtagatgaaggggaggagacaggttaaataatgatttttaagccttgagacaattgagacatgggttgcgtatgtgtgcctttcagagtgtgaatgggaaagacaaaatacgtaagtgcctttgaacgtggtatggtagtaggtgccaggcgcaccggtttgagtgtacgctgctgggttttcacgGTCAACGGTTTCCCATGTGTACAAGAATGGTcgatcacccaaaggacatccagccaacttgacacaactgtgggaagcattggagtcaacatgggccagtatcacTTTgggacgctttcgacaccttgtagagtccatgccccgacaaattgaggctgttctcaatattaggaagttgttcctaaagttctgtacactcagtgtttaATAATAACGTTAAAAAGGCACCAGACCGCAGCTGTTTTTACGCATTGGGCACAGAGCGCACTTGCATATCTGATCCCGTATTACTTGCACCACTATGTTGAGAATAGGTTGGAATTTCATACTAATAATAAATTCGTTTtgatctgtaatgtcatgttaaATTGAAACCACTATAGAATTTTACGCAGTAAATTTACGAACAATACGTACGAGCCAAGTTCCATCTTATAATGTGCCAGTGTCACTCTCTGGTGTTGAGTGTGGAGGTTCTAAAACTAGATAGGCTAGGCTATATTGGAGGATACCCTGGAGAAGACACATTGTTGTGTTTTATAGTTTATCAATACTTGTCATGACATTGTaactttaaatatatattttgaaattGGTTTACCAAGGGGGTTCTGTAACGAAAACACAATTGTGTTTTGTGTTAAATACAACTGCAAACGTTTTTTGCAGTCATTTAATTTAGTttataaatcaaattgtattgtggAAATAGAGATGACATTTCCATATTGTAATTAATGTTATAATTTCTCTCCTCCAGCCCAATCCATCGTCCAAGTCGATCGGAAACCCAAGTGTTGCTTATTCTCCTTTAGTTCGAAGATTCAGGTGAACCGCATAGTTCATGCGCAGTTATGGGTGCACCTTTTGCCAGCTGACGAAGTCACCACCGTGTTCCTGCAAATCTCCCGCCTGATGCCTGTCACGGACGGGGGCAGGCACATAGGTATCCGGTCTCTAAAGATCGACGTGAATGCAGGAGTCAGCTCTTGGCAAAGTATCGACGTGAAACAAGTGCTGTCCGTGTGGCTGCGGCAGCCGGAGACGAATTGGGGGATCGAGATTAATGCGTTCGACTCGAAGGGAAATGATCTGGCCGTTACCTCAGCAGAAGCGGGAGAAGGACTGGTGAGTTTAGATTGATCTCCCATCGAAGCAATTTAC encodes the following:
- the LOC139538382 gene encoding growth/differentiation factor 8, translated to MHLTQVLIYLSFMVAFGPVGLGDQTAHHQPPATDDGEQCSTCEVRQQIKNMRLHAIKSQILSKLRLKQAPNISRDVVKQLLPKAPPLQQLLDQYDVLGDDNKDGVMEEDDEHATTETIMTMATEPQSIVQVDRKPKCCLFSFSSKIQVNRIVHAQLWVHLLPADEVTTVFLQISRLMPVTDGGRHIGIRSLKIDVNAGVSSWQSIDVKQVLSVWLRQPETNWGIEINAFDSKGNDLAVTSAEAGEGLQPFMEVTISEGPKRSRRDSGLDCDENSPESRCCRYPLTVDFEDFGWDWIIAPKRYKANYCSGECEYMHLQKYPHTHLVNKANPRGTAGPCCTPTKMSPINMLYFNRKEQIIYGKIPSMVVDRCGCS